Proteins encoded by one window of Blautia luti:
- the groL gene encoding chaperonin GroEL (60 kDa chaperone family; promotes refolding of misfolded polypeptides especially under stressful conditions; forms two stacked rings of heptamers to form a barrel-shaped 14mer; ends can be capped by GroES; misfolded proteins enter the barrel where they are refolded when GroES binds) has protein sequence MAKEIKFGAEARAALEAGVNKLADTVRVTLGPKGRNVVLDKPYGAPLITNDGVTIAKEIELEDGFENMGAQLIKEVASKTNDVAGDGTTTATVLAQAMVHEGMRNLAAGANPIILRKGMKKATDVAVEAIKNMSQTISGKKQIANVASISASDETVGQLVADAMEKVSKDGVITVEESKTMHTELDLVEGMQFDRGYVSAYMSTDMEKMEANLEDPYILITDKKISNIQEILPLLEQIVKVGAKLLIIAEDVEGEALTTLIVNKLRGTFQVVAVKAPGYGDRRKEMLQDIAILTGGQVISEEVGLELKDATMEQLGRAKSVKVAKENTVIVDGMGDKDAIANRVAQIRGQIEETKSEFDKEKLQERLAKLAGGVAVIRVGASTETEMKEAKLRLEDALAATRAAVEEGIIAGGGSAYIHASKEVAKLAATLEGDEKTGANIILKALEAPLYRIAANAGLEGSVIINKVRESEPGIGFDALNERYVDMVGEGILDPAKVTRSALQNATSVASTLLTTESAVAIIKEDTPAPAANPGMGMM, from the coding sequence ATGGCAAAAGAAATTAAATTCGGCGCAGAAGCCAGAGCAGCTCTTGAAGCTGGTGTAAATAAATTAGCAGATACAGTAAGAGTAACATTAGGACCGAAAGGAAGAAACGTAGTTCTTGACAAACCATACGGTGCTCCGCTTATCACAAACGACGGTGTTACAATCGCAAAAGAAATCGAACTGGAAGATGGATTCGAAAACATGGGAGCTCAGCTGATCAAAGAAGTTGCTTCCAAAACAAACGATGTAGCAGGTGATGGTACAACAACAGCTACTGTTCTTGCACAGGCTATGGTTCACGAAGGAATGAGAAACCTGGCAGCAGGCGCTAACCCGATCATCCTCAGAAAAGGAATGAAGAAAGCTACAGATGTAGCTGTAGAAGCAATCAAGAACATGAGCCAGACAATCAGCGGCAAGAAACAGATCGCAAACGTTGCATCTATTTCCGCAAGCGATGAGACTGTTGGACAGTTAGTAGCAGATGCTATGGAAAAAGTTTCCAAAGACGGCGTTATCACAGTAGAAGAATCCAAGACAATGCACACAGAACTTGACCTGGTAGAAGGTATGCAGTTTGACCGTGGATATGTTTCCGCATACATGTCAACAGACATGGAAAAAATGGAAGCAAACCTGGAAGATCCATATATCCTGATCACAGACAAGAAGATCAGCAACATCCAGGAAATCCTTCCATTACTGGAGCAGATCGTAAAAGTTGGTGCGAAACTTCTCATCATCGCTGAAGATGTAGAAGGTGAAGCTCTTACAACCCTGATCGTAAACAAATTAAGAGGAACATTCCAGGTAGTAGCTGTCAAAGCTCCGGGATATGGCGACAGAAGAAAAGAAATGCTTCAGGATATTGCAATCCTTACAGGCGGCCAGGTAATTTCAGAAGAAGTTGGTCTGGAACTGAAAGATGCAACTATGGAACAGTTAGGACGTGCAAAATCTGTTAAAGTTGCAAAAGAGAACACAGTTATCGTTGATGGTATGGGTGACAAAGATGCAATCGCAAACCGTGTTGCTCAGATCCGTGGACAGATCGAAGAAACAAAATCTGAATTCGATAAAGAAAAATTACAGGAAAGACTTGCAAAACTGGCTGGCGGCGTAGCTGTTATCCGTGTTGGTGCTTCCACTGAAACAGAAATGAAAGAAGCGAAACTTCGTCTGGAAGATGCTCTTGCAGCTACAAGAGCAGCAGTAGAAGAAGGTATCATCGCAGGTGGCGGATCTGCTTACATCCACGCATCCAAAGAAGTTGCAAAACTTGCTGCAACTCTGGAAGGTGACGAGAAGACAGGTGCAAACATCATCCTGAAAGCTCTGGAAGCTCCTCTGTACCGCATTGCTGCAAATGCAGGACTGGAAGGCTCCGTAATCATCAACAAAGTAAGAGAATCCGAACCGGGAATCGGTTTCGATGCCCTGAACGAAAGATATGTAGACATGGTAGGTGAAGGTATCCTTGACCCTGCAAAGGTTACAAGAAGCGCTCTTCAGAATGCTACAAGTGTTGCATCTACATTACTGACAACAGAATCTGCTGTTGCAATTATTAAAGAAGATACACCTGCACCGGCTGCTAACCCGGGAATGGGAATGATGTAA
- a CDS encoding DUF6106 family protein, with protein sequence MGDLYSELLVKRERTAKDSLVKYGLIVLTALAVFAGLFITPLLLIAAIILGIACYFVIPKTDVEYEYLFINGDFDIDMVMAKTKRKRVKSFKLSDADLAAPLNSHRMDYYNGNQKMKVLDFSSGNPEHKRYGVITRLDGDTCKIILEPDEKLAQAMKNSAPSKVFLD encoded by the coding sequence ATGGGTGATCTGTATTCAGAACTTCTGGTAAAAAGAGAACGCACAGCTAAAGACAGTCTGGTGAAATACGGTCTGATCGTTCTGACAGCACTGGCTGTTTTTGCAGGACTTTTTATCACTCCGCTGCTTCTTATCGCAGCGATCATACTGGGAATTGCGTGCTATTTCGTGATCCCGAAGACAGATGTGGAATATGAATATCTGTTTATCAATGGAGATTTCGACATTGATATGGTTATGGCGAAGACCAAGAGAAAAAGAGTAAAGAGTTTCAAACTGTCAGATGCAGACCTGGCAGCACCGTTAAATTCACACAGAATGGACTACTATAATGGAAATCAGAAGATGAAAGTACTGGATTTTTCATCAGGAAATCCGGAACATAAACGCTACGGTGTTATTACCAGACTGGACGGGGATACCTGCAAGATCATCCTGGAGCCGGATGAGAAACTGGCACAGGCTATGAAAAATTCAGCACCCAGCAAAGTTTTTTTGGATTGA
- the guaB gene encoding IMP dehydrogenase: protein MGTIIGEGITFDDVLLVPAYSKVIPNQVDVTTYLTKKIKLNIPMMSAGMDTVTEHRMAIAMARQGGIGIIHKNMSIEAQAEEVDKVKRSENGVITDPFYLSPEHTLKDADELMAKFRISGVPITEGRKLVGIITNRDLKFETDFTKKIKECMTSEGLITAKEGITLEEAKKILAKSRKEKLPIVDDNFNLKGLITIKDIEKQIKYPLAAKDEQGRLLCGAAVGITANVLARVEALVKASVDVIVIDSAHGHSENILKAVREIKAAYPDLQVIAGNVATGAATKALIDAGVDAVKVGIGPGSICTTRVVAGIGVPQITAVMDCYEVANRYGIPVIADGGIKYSGDITKAIAAGANVCMMGSMFAGCDESPGTFELYQGRKYKVYRGMGSIAAMENGSKDRYFQENAKKLVPEGVEGRVAYKGHVEDTVFQLMGGLRSGMGYCGAENIETLKTTGRFIKISAASLKESHPHDIHITKEAPNYSVDDK from the coding sequence ATGGGTACTATCATTGGTGAAGGCATTACTTTTGATGACGTTCTGTTAGTTCCGGCATATTCAAAGGTAATTCCGAATCAGGTAGATGTTACAACGTACTTAACCAAAAAAATCAAACTGAATATTCCTATGATGAGTGCAGGTATGGATACGGTAACAGAGCATCGTATGGCAATCGCCATGGCGCGTCAGGGCGGTATCGGTATCATTCATAAGAATATGTCCATTGAAGCACAGGCAGAAGAGGTAGATAAGGTAAAACGTTCTGAGAATGGTGTTATCACAGATCCTTTCTATTTATCTCCTGAACATACACTTAAGGACGCAGATGAGTTAATGGCGAAGTTCCGTATCTCCGGTGTGCCGATCACAGAAGGCAGAAAGCTGGTCGGTATCATCACCAACCGTGATCTGAAATTTGAGACAGATTTCACTAAGAAGATTAAAGAGTGCATGACTTCTGAAGGACTGATCACAGCCAAAGAAGGAATCACCTTGGAAGAGGCAAAGAAGATCCTCGCCAAATCCCGTAAAGAGAAATTACCCATTGTAGACGACAACTTTAATTTAAAAGGTTTAATCACCATCAAAGATATTGAAAAACAGATCAAATACCCTCTGGCAGCCAAAGATGAGCAGGGACGTCTGCTCTGCGGTGCAGCAGTGGGAATCACAGCGAATGTCCTGGCACGTGTGGAAGCACTGGTAAAGGCTTCTGTAGATGTGATCGTAATCGACTCTGCACATGGCCATTCAGAGAACATTCTGAAAGCTGTACGTGAGATCAAGGCCGCATATCCTGACCTTCAGGTAATTGCAGGAAATGTTGCTACAGGTGCTGCTACAAAGGCTCTGATCGATGCCGGTGTAGATGCAGTGAAGGTAGGTATCGGACCTGGATCTATCTGTACTACCCGTGTTGTTGCAGGTATCGGTGTTCCGCAGATCACAGCAGTTATGGACTGCTATGAAGTTGCCAACCGCTATGGCATTCCGGTTATTGCAGATGGTGGTATCAAATATTCAGGAGATATCACGAAAGCCATCGCAGCAGGAGCTAATGTTTGCATGATGGGAAGCATGTTCGCAGGATGCGATGAGAGCCCGGGAACATTCGAACTGTATCAGGGAAGAAAATATAAAGTATACCGTGGTATGGGATCTATCGCTGCTATGGAGAATGGAAGTAAAGACCGTTATTTCCAGGAGAATGCGAAGAAGCTTGTTCCGGAAGGTGTAGAAGGACGTGTTGCTTACAAGGGACATGTGGAGGACACTGTATTCCAGCTTATGGGTGGTCTTCGTTCCGGTATGGGTTACTGTGGAGCCGAGAATATCGAAACTCTTAAGACTACAGGAAGATTTATTAAGATTTCTGCTGCTTCCCTTAAGGAATCACATCCTCATGATATCCATATTACAAAGGAAGCTCCGAACTATAGCGTAGATGATAAATAA
- a CDS encoding peptidoglycan recognition family protein, with product MISKKGNSETKKTGKTTQTTVRKSARPSRTVQKTSPAKPRKKKVSVRRAGTRKSSRTSRVFQRNLRVFLAFLVFLAVAGVIAGYWMSRQQEEQIESDSGSTDGPEKWMQEGAPYIDVELLTPNEYSRPQIPISSVQYIAIHYTANPGATAMANRDYFENLASTQETKVSSHFVVGLEGEVVQCIPTSEMSYATNSRNVDTLSIECCHADETGKFNDSTYDSVVKLTAWLCTRFGLTSENVIRHYDVTGKDCPKYYVENPDAWAQMKGDIAAQIETDYALQSN from the coding sequence ATGATTTCGAAAAAGGGGAACAGCGAAACAAAGAAAACTGGAAAAACAACCCAGACCACAGTACGAAAAAGTGCCAGACCTTCCCGCACAGTACAAAAGACCTCACCGGCAAAGCCTCGAAAAAAGAAGGTATCTGTCAGAAGGGCCGGAACCCGTAAGTCTTCCAGAACCAGCAGAGTTTTTCAGAGAAATCTGAGAGTATTTCTGGCTTTTCTGGTATTTCTGGCAGTTGCGGGGGTAATTGCAGGATACTGGATGAGCCGACAGCAGGAAGAACAGATAGAAAGTGACAGTGGGAGCACAGACGGTCCTGAAAAGTGGATGCAGGAGGGAGCTCCTTATATTGATGTAGAGCTGCTCACGCCCAATGAATATTCCAGACCTCAGATCCCTATTAGCAGTGTGCAGTATATCGCAATCCATTATACAGCTAATCCAGGGGCGACAGCCATGGCCAACAGGGATTACTTTGAAAACCTGGCCAGTACCCAGGAAACAAAGGTGAGCAGTCATTTTGTGGTAGGACTGGAGGGTGAAGTGGTCCAGTGTATTCCTACATCGGAGATGTCCTATGCGACCAATTCAAGGAATGTGGATACACTTTCCATAGAGTGCTGCCACGCAGATGAAACGGGGAAATTTAATGATTCTACCTATGATTCGGTGGTGAAGCTGACCGCATGGCTGTGCACCAGATTCGGACTGACATCCGAGAATGTGATCCGGCATTATGATGTCACAGGTAAGGACTGTCCGAAATACTATGTGGAGAATCCGGATGCATGGGCGCAGATGAAAGGAGATATTGCAGCGCAGATTGAAACGGATTATGCGCTTCAGAGTAATTAA
- a CDS encoding IMP cyclohydrolase: protein MEMLSLEKELKENSYPGRGIVIGRSADGKKAVTAYFIMGRSENSRNRVFVEEGEGIRTQAFDPSKLTDPSLIIYAPVRVLGNKTIVTNGDQTDTIYEGMDHQLTFEQALRCREFEPDGPNYTPRISGVMHVENGRFNYAMSILKSNNGNPDACNRYTFAYENAIAGEGHFIHTYKCDGNPLPSFEGEPKLVAIPDDMDEFAELLWNSLNEDNKVSLFVRYIDIETGNYESKIINKNK from the coding sequence ATGGAAATGTTATCACTGGAAAAAGAACTGAAAGAGAATTCCTATCCTGGAAGAGGAATTGTGATCGGACGTTCTGCAGACGGTAAGAAAGCAGTGACAGCTTATTTCATCATGGGCAGAAGCGAGAACAGCAGAAACAGAGTATTTGTAGAAGAGGGCGAGGGAATCCGCACACAGGCATTTGACCCGTCCAAACTTACAGATCCAAGCCTGATCATCTACGCACCTGTACGTGTACTGGGAAACAAAACAATCGTAACCAACGGAGACCAGACAGATACGATCTATGAAGGAATGGATCATCAGCTTACTTTCGAGCAGGCGTTAAGATGCAGGGAATTCGAGCCGGACGGCCCGAACTACACACCTCGTATTTCCGGTGTGATGCATGTAGAGAACGGCAGATTCAACTATGCAATGTCAATTCTCAAGAGCAATAATGGAAATCCGGATGCATGTAACCGTTATACATTTGCATACGAGAATGCCATTGCAGGAGAGGGTCATTTCATTCATACCTATAAATGTGACGGAAATCCACTTCCAAGCTTCGAGGGAGAGCCGAAACTGGTAGCAATCCCGGATGACATGGACGAGTTCGCAGAGCTTCTCTGGAACAGCCTGAATGAAGATAACAAAGTTTCTCTGTTTGTGAGATATATTGATATTGAAACAGGTAACTATGAGAGCAAAATTATTAATAAAAATAAATAA